A genome region from Kineosporia corallincola includes the following:
- the rsmA gene encoding 16S rRNA (adenine(1518)-N(6)/adenine(1519)-N(6))-dimethyltransferase RsmA yields MSLLGPADIRQLAERLGVRPTKQLGQNFVVDANTVRRIARLAEVGEGDLVTEIGPGLGSLTLALLETGADVIAVEIDPKLAAELPATVAQRAPEAAARFQVVGSDALLVQAAQLEVAGRTPDALVANLPYNVAVPVLLTLLERIPTLRSGLVMVQAEVADRLAARPGDKEYGVPSVKAAWYADVRRAGAVSRQVFWPVPNVESGLVQFTARPHPVTGVTRQEVFACVDAAFAQRRKTLRAALAGWAGSADAAEAALRKAGIDPRTRGERLTVQEFAELAAAR; encoded by the coding sequence ATGTCCCTGCTCGGCCCCGCCGACATCCGGCAGCTGGCCGAACGGCTCGGCGTGCGCCCCACCAAACAGCTCGGCCAGAACTTCGTGGTCGACGCGAACACCGTGCGCCGCATCGCCCGCCTCGCCGAGGTCGGTGAGGGCGACCTGGTCACCGAGATCGGTCCCGGCCTGGGCTCGCTGACCCTGGCACTGCTGGAGACCGGCGCCGACGTGATCGCGGTGGAGATCGACCCCAAGCTGGCGGCCGAGCTGCCCGCCACCGTGGCGCAGCGGGCTCCCGAGGCCGCCGCCCGGTTCCAGGTGGTCGGCTCGGACGCCCTGCTGGTGCAGGCGGCGCAGCTGGAGGTCGCGGGACGCACTCCCGACGCCCTGGTGGCGAATTTGCCCTACAACGTGGCCGTGCCGGTGCTGCTCACCCTCCTGGAGCGGATTCCCACCCTGCGCAGCGGCCTGGTGATGGTGCAGGCCGAGGTGGCCGACCGGCTGGCCGCCCGCCCGGGCGACAAGGAGTACGGCGTGCCCTCGGTGAAGGCCGCCTGGTACGCCGACGTGCGCCGGGCCGGGGCGGTGTCACGGCAGGTGTTCTGGCCGGTGCCCAACGTTGAGTCCGGGCTGGTGCAGTTCACCGCCCGCCCGCACCCGGTCACCGGCGTCACCCGGCAGGAGGTGTTCGCCTGCGTGGACGCGGCCTTCGCCCAGCGCCGCAAGACCCTGCGCGCGGCCCTGGCCGGCTGGGCCGGCTCGGCCGACGCCGCCGAGGCCGCCCTGCGCAAGGCCGGGATCGACCCGAGGACCCGGGGCGAGCGGCTCACCGTGCAGGAGTTCGCCGAGCTGGCGGCGGCCCGCTGA
- a CDS encoding resuscitation-promoting factor, producing the protein MRYIAQAAVLAAAVGGSVWYSQANKTITLSVDGRTTEVHSFASDVADFLDDENISVKDRDLVAPATGSKLGEGDTVVVRYARPLNLTVDGTERTYWTTELSVDKALLALGVRSEGAELSASRSARIDRAGMTMSLTTPKTVTLIADGDKDKITSTAATVSELLTDEKVKVGELDKLSQVPSTPLRDGLTVKLARVTQKQVTKTQAVDHKTTRTETGKLYKGETKVVTEGRDGVEKTTWQITRTDGKITKRKQIDSEVTRKPVTEVVQVGTKARPSSSSGGGSDSGSGSSGGSVGGGVDSLNWSALAECESGGNPKAVNSAGYYGLYQFSVSTWASVGGSGNPINASSSEQTYRAKLLYKKTGAGSWPVCGAKL; encoded by the coding sequence GTGCGTTACATCGCACAGGCCGCCGTACTCGCCGCCGCCGTCGGTGGCAGCGTCTGGTACTCCCAGGCGAACAAGACCATCACCCTCTCCGTGGACGGTCGTACGACCGAGGTCCACTCCTTCGCCTCCGACGTCGCGGACTTCCTGGACGACGAGAACATCTCCGTCAAGGATCGCGACCTGGTCGCCCCCGCCACCGGCAGCAAGCTCGGTGAGGGAGACACCGTGGTCGTCCGCTATGCCCGGCCCCTGAACCTCACGGTGGACGGCACCGAGCGCACCTACTGGACCACCGAGCTCTCGGTCGACAAGGCCCTGCTCGCGCTGGGTGTGCGGTCCGAGGGCGCGGAGCTGTCCGCGTCCCGCTCCGCCCGCATCGACCGGGCCGGCATGACCATGTCGCTGACCACACCGAAGACGGTCACCCTGATCGCGGACGGCGACAAGGACAAGATCACGTCCACCGCCGCCACCGTGTCCGAGCTGCTGACCGACGAGAAGGTCAAGGTCGGCGAGCTGGACAAGCTCTCCCAGGTGCCGAGCACCCCGCTGCGCGACGGCCTCACCGTCAAGCTGGCCCGGGTCACCCAGAAACAGGTGACCAAGACGCAGGCGGTCGACCACAAGACCACCCGCACCGAGACCGGCAAGCTCTACAAGGGCGAGACCAAGGTCGTCACCGAGGGCAGGGACGGGGTCGAGAAGACCACCTGGCAGATCACCCGCACCGACGGGAAGATCACCAAGCGCAAGCAGATCGACAGCGAGGTCACCCGCAAGCCGGTGACCGAGGTGGTCCAGGTCGGCACCAAGGCCAGGCCGTCCTCCTCCTCCGGCGGCGGCTCGGACTCCGGTTCGGGCTCGTCCGGCGGCAGCGTGGGCGGTGGCGTGGACTCGCTGAACTGGTCCGCGCTGGCCGAGTGCGAGTCCGGGGGGAACCCCAAGGCCGTGAACTCGGCCGGGTACTACGGGCTGTACCAGTTCAGCGTGAGCACCTGGGCCTCGGTGGGCGGGTCGGGCAACCCGATCAACGCCTCCTCCTCGGAGCAGACCTACCGGGCCAAGCTGCTCTACAAGAAGACCGGGGCCGGCAGCTGGCCGGTCTGCGGGGCCAAGCTCTAG
- a CDS encoding TatD family hydrolase, which yields MSKKQKDTGPVPVPEALPLPVVDNHTHLDHVRGTGVGDLVDDSSVENLIAQAVSVNVTRMVQIGCDLPAARWTVGAVERFPQLLGGVALHPTEATKHAAAGELSQAFEEIEKLAAHPRVRVVGETGLDHYWVDDSAGKAAQEESFRWHIDLAKRLGKALQIHDRDAHDDVIRVLDSEGAPEKTVFHCFSGDAAMARLAADRGWYLSFAGTVTFRNAAGLREALAAVPLEQVMVETDAPYLTPMPYRGRPNASYLVPLTVRAMAGELGRDLSEVCAVLSSTTETVYGPW from the coding sequence ATGAGCAAGAAGCAGAAGGACACCGGTCCGGTTCCCGTTCCGGAGGCGCTCCCGCTGCCCGTGGTCGACAACCACACGCACCTGGACCACGTGCGGGGCACCGGTGTCGGTGATCTCGTCGACGACTCGTCCGTGGAAAACCTGATCGCCCAGGCGGTTTCGGTGAACGTGACGCGGATGGTGCAGATCGGCTGCGACCTGCCGGCCGCGCGCTGGACGGTGGGAGCGGTCGAGCGGTTCCCGCAGCTGCTCGGCGGGGTCGCGCTGCATCCCACCGAGGCCACGAAACATGCTGCGGCAGGCGAACTGTCGCAGGCCTTCGAGGAGATCGAGAAGCTCGCCGCGCATCCCCGGGTGCGGGTGGTGGGCGAAACCGGCCTGGATCACTACTGGGTGGACGATTCTGCCGGGAAAGCCGCCCAGGAGGAGTCCTTCCGGTGGCACATCGACCTGGCCAAGCGGCTGGGCAAGGCCCTCCAGATCCACGACCGGGACGCCCACGACGACGTGATCCGCGTGCTGGACTCCGAGGGAGCGCCGGAAAAGACCGTGTTCCACTGCTTCTCGGGTGACGCCGCGATGGCCCGGCTGGCCGCCGACCGGGGGTGGTACCTCAGCTTCGCCGGCACCGTGACGTTCCGGAACGCCGCCGGGCTGCGCGAGGCGCTGGCCGCGGTGCCGCTGGAGCAGGTCATGGTCGAGACCGATGCGCCCTATCTGACCCCGATGCCCTACCGCGGGCGGCCGAACGCGAGTTATCTGGTGCCGCTGACGGTCCGGGCGATGGCCGGGGAACTGGGGCGTGATCTGTCCGAGGTGTGCGCCGTCCTCAGTTCCACCACCGAAACGGTTTACGGGCCCTGGTGA
- the metG gene encoding methionine--tRNA ligase: MTRILTAVAWPYANGPRHIGHVAGFGVPSDVYSRYMRMAGHDVLMVSGTDEHGTPILVQAEQEGVTPRELADRYNRMIVEDLHSLGLSYDLFTRTTTVNHYSVAQELFRTDHANGYMIEQTTTGAVSPSTGRTLPDRYIEGTCPICGYESARGDQCDNCGNQLDPADLIDPKSRVNGETPEFVETTHFFLDLPALAEALGEWLKTREGWRPNVLKFSLNLLEDLRPRAMTRDIDWGIPVPLEGWEDNKNKRLYVWFDAVVGYLSASIEWARRTDDPEQWRKWWNDPEAVSNYFMGKDNITFHSQIWPAELLAYAGKGAKGGEPGPYGELNLPTEVVSSEFLTMEGKQFSSSRGVVIYVRDILSRYQPDALRYFICAAGPENQDTDFTWAEFVRRTNDELVAGWGNLVNRTASLINKNLGEIPEAGELQPIDTQLLETTRAGFGTVGELLAGHKQKAALAEAMRVVGEANKYLSDTEPWKLKKTDFERMKTVLHVAAQAISDCRVLLSPFLPHSSQKVHEAFGGTGTVAPLPEIREVEDLDGGPGYPVLMGNYTLGETVAAWESAPIVPGTPVPAPTPIFRKLDESVIEEELARLAR, from the coding sequence GCTTGGCCTTATGCCAACGGCCCTCGTCACATCGGCCATGTCGCCGGCTTCGGCGTGCCCTCCGACGTCTACAGCCGCTACATGCGAATGGCCGGCCACGACGTGCTGATGGTGAGTGGCACCGACGAGCACGGCACGCCGATCCTGGTGCAGGCGGAGCAGGAGGGCGTCACGCCGCGCGAGCTGGCCGACCGCTACAACCGGATGATCGTCGAGGACCTGCACTCCCTCGGCCTCTCCTACGACCTGTTCACCCGCACCACCACGGTCAACCACTACTCCGTGGCCCAGGAACTGTTCCGCACCGACCACGCCAACGGCTACATGATCGAGCAGACCACGACCGGGGCGGTCTCCCCGTCCACCGGCCGCACCCTGCCCGACCGCTACATCGAGGGCACCTGCCCGATCTGCGGCTACGAGAGCGCCCGCGGCGACCAGTGCGACAACTGCGGCAACCAGCTCGACCCGGCCGACCTGATCGACCCGAAGAGCCGGGTGAACGGCGAGACCCCGGAGTTCGTCGAGACCACGCACTTCTTCCTCGACCTGCCCGCGCTCGCCGAGGCGCTCGGCGAGTGGCTGAAGACGCGTGAGGGCTGGCGTCCCAACGTCCTGAAGTTCTCGCTCAACCTGCTCGAAGACCTCCGGCCGCGGGCCATGACCCGCGACATCGACTGGGGCATCCCGGTGCCGCTGGAGGGCTGGGAAGACAACAAGAACAAGCGTCTGTACGTCTGGTTCGACGCGGTGGTCGGCTACCTGTCGGCGTCCATCGAGTGGGCCCGCCGCACCGACGACCCGGAGCAGTGGCGCAAGTGGTGGAACGACCCCGAAGCCGTCTCCAACTACTTCATGGGGAAAGACAACATCACCTTCCACTCGCAGATCTGGCCGGCCGAGCTGCTGGCCTACGCGGGCAAGGGCGCCAAGGGTGGTGAGCCGGGCCCCTACGGCGAGCTGAACCTGCCCACCGAGGTGGTCAGCAGCGAGTTCCTGACCATGGAGGGCAAGCAGTTCTCGTCCAGCCGCGGCGTGGTCATCTACGTCCGCGACATCCTGAGCCGCTACCAGCCCGACGCGCTGCGCTACTTCATCTGCGCGGCCGGCCCGGAGAACCAGGACACCGACTTCACCTGGGCCGAGTTCGTCCGCCGCACCAACGACGAGCTGGTCGCGGGCTGGGGCAACCTGGTCAACCGCACCGCCTCGCTGATCAACAAGAACCTGGGCGAGATCCCCGAGGCCGGGGAGCTCCAGCCGATCGACACGCAGCTGCTGGAGACCACCCGGGCCGGGTTCGGCACGGTCGGCGAGCTGCTGGCCGGGCACAAGCAGAAGGCCGCGCTGGCCGAGGCCATGCGGGTGGTCGGTGAGGCCAACAAGTACCTCTCCGACACCGAGCCGTGGAAGCTGAAGAAGACCGACTTCGAGCGGATGAAGACGGTACTGCACGTGGCCGCGCAGGCGATCAGCGACTGCCGGGTGCTGCTGTCGCCGTTCCTGCCGCACAGCTCGCAGAAGGTGCACGAGGCGTTCGGCGGCACCGGCACCGTCGCCCCGCTGCCGGAGATCCGTGAGGTCGAAGACCTGGACGGCGGCCCGGGCTACCCGGTCCTGATGGGCAACTACACGCTCGGCGAGACGGTGGCGGCCTGGGAGTCGGCGCCGATCGTGCCGGGCACCCCGGTGCCGGCGCCCACGCCGATCTTCCGCAAGCTCGACGAGTCGGTGATCGAGGAGGAGCTCGCGCGGCTCGCCCGGTAA